Below is a genomic region from Pirellulales bacterium.
TCTCAGCGCAAACCTGCGCGCTGCGAATCTTCTCCTAAGCAGGGTAAAACGGACAACAATGATAAATCCAAGAGTTAAATACTCAATTCAACATGGCAAATTCCGATTATGGCTCGATAGCTCAACCTTCGACTTTGTTGAAGGGAACAAAGCAAGTCGCGACGCTGCATTAGAACGCGCTATGGACCACGGCAGTAAAGTTATTGCGGCGTTGGAGGCACACGCCGGCCGTCCGCTGAGCGATACAGAGTTACTGCACGGCGTCGAACATAAAGAATTGCGCACCGCTGCGGAGCAGATCGCCGACAATCGTGTTGACCCGCCTCAGCATTTCGATTCTCGCGAACAGAATCCGTACACCCTGGCCTTAAATGCGAAACGCAACAAACGCGAATCTCGCGAAGAGATGCTCAAGCGCAAGGAAGCCGAGTGGGAAGTCCGCAAAGCAGCCGAAAAAGTCGCTGCTGAATTTCAAGGACAGCCGGAGCGAGTGAAGCTCAAGGCGAAAATCGACGCTCTGATTCAAGCTGCTAAGTTCAATGATGAGCTTACACAGGAGGACATGGATGATTTACTCACGATTCGTTACTCGGTAGAAACTTCGGACATCATGGCCGAACCACAAGTACTGCTTGACGCTTGGCACGGGCGGCAGCGCGATCGCATCGACGGCGAGGTTTCTAAACTGGATGAGCAAGTAGCCGCACTTCGCAAACGTCGCGACGCTTTGGAAAGCCGGCCGGTCACGGTGGAATTGCCGACACCGACACTGACTGCAACCAAGTACCCAAAGGTCGCTGCCGATTCCCCAGAGTGGGAACAATTCGCATCCCGGGCGCAGCGTGAAGCAAAAAGCGCCGCTGTGGCAGAACAAATCAACGCTGGGTAATCTTTCCCCGGCGACGCGCCGGCGGCGGTTCTCTCAATCGTACCGCCGCCGGCTTTCTTTTAGGAGACAAATTAAATGGATGATAAACACGCGGTCCGATACCGTTACAACGAAACTCGCTTCAACGAACAGGTCGCAAAATTCCGCGATGCTGAGAACGTTGATTTGCGTGAAGAGCTAGCGCTCGCAAAAGCGATGCTCAACGAACTGGTCGATTGCGACAAAATCGAAAGACAACGCACTCTGCCGGCCGTCAGAGACTGTCTAAAGGTAATTGCGTCGCTGAGCGAATCCGAAATGCAGCGACGGTTGCGCGAAAATGAATTATTGACGCGTTCCGCGCTAGAGAAATTCGCGACGGCTGTTTGCAACTTAATAGCGGAATGTCTGACCGGAAAATTTCCCAACTGGGAATCCACGGTCGATGACATCACGTCGAGACTCGGAGACTGCGTTGCCGCTGCCAGCAATGAGCCGGAACGAAAGAGGCGGGCATGAGCGTATTTCAAGAATGCCTGGCTGAGATTTTCGACGCCGGCCCCGAATGGTCGGAACTCCGCGACTGGCTACCCAAAGCCGAAGCAAGAGCCAACGGCCGCACTACCCAACAAACCAACGCCGCGCTGGCGGTGATTACGCTTTCGGGCGCATCACTCGCCGCGCGGCCAAAGCTACGTCAACAATTACTGATACTTGTTCCCCATTTCGATGCAAAAGGAAGAGAAGATGACAGCCGATGTATTGCCGCTGCGCGATGACCTGCGCAGCTATGCGAAAGAATTCGCCAAGCTGATTCTGGACGAAGTGCGCAACTTGCTCGCCAACGAAACAACGAAAGAGTTTTACTCCACTGAGGAGCTAGCCGAAGCGCTGGGCAAAAAGCCTTTCACCATTCGTGAGAATTGGTGCAATGGAGGCAAAATTGAGTGCGAAAAAGATGCCAGCGGGAAGTGGCGCATCCCCGGCAGCGAATACCGCCGGCTCATCAATGGTGGCGAACTCAATTAAGTACAGCGATTCTAGTGCCGTCGTCGGTTAAT
It encodes:
- a CDS encoding helix-turn-helix domain-containing protein translates to MTADVLPLRDDLRSYAKEFAKLILDEVRNLLANETTKEFYSTEELAEALGKKPFTIRENWCNGGKIECEKDASGKWRIPGSEYRRLINGGELN